The Cloeon dipterum chromosome 3, ieCloDipt1.1, whole genome shotgun sequence genome includes a region encoding these proteins:
- the byn gene encoding T-box transcription factor T has translation MVQMSHILTAAEADLGMARHALGRHQVLEDADRDIHVSLDDRDLWTKFQCLTNEMIVTKNGRRMFPVVKVSVSGLDATAMYSILLEFVQIDSHRWKYVNGEWVPGGKAEVPPSNPIYIHPESPNFGAHWTREPVSFAKVKLTNKTNGSGQIMLNSLHKYEPRVHVVRVGSEHRRVVTYPFPETQFIAVTAYQNEEVTSLKIKYNPFAKAFLDAKERPEGSSNSNPAAIFHHHSSQRTDHVSPYQPQPQYSQYASAWLLPQSYIHSPSHHPGLVSSGLGSPGQERYSPGSLRNHRHSPYTMPPRANRQTSPHSGAYGSEGVECEPESEPLLMSGPTAHPISWSSTVSPLHAPNPPEGPSSVAVSWSNLSPIPCNTSPSLYCNAMSPSVVWTSPSVPSEASTSRVSPAGHHQTPSYPHHFPMVEFGSHHLHHHPAAMMAPPLISVEYPSNSSPSNALPVVPSRTQTSPHYEPMAKSEALSEPYSEDENNSRNDWSPLTPPTGI, from the exons ATGGTCCAGATGTCACACATCTTAACCGCTGCTGAGGCCGACCTGGGGATGGCCCGCCATGCCCTCGGCAGGCACCAGGTCCTCGAGGATGCTGACCGGGACATTCACGTCAGCCTCGATGACCGCGACCTGTGGACAAAGTTTCAGTGCCTCACTAACGAGATGATTGTTACTAAAAACGGGAG gcGCATGTTTCCTGTAGTCAAAGTGAGCGTATCTGGTCTGGACGCCACTGCCATGTACTCAATTTTGCTCGAATTCGTGCAAATCGACTCACACAGGTGGAAGTACGTCAATGGCGAGTGGGTACCAGGTGGCAAAGCCGAGGTTCCTCCGTCAAACCCAATTTACATTCACCCCGAATCTCCAAACTTTGGCGCACACTGGACGAGGGAGCCTGTCTCTTTTGCCAAAGTGAAACTCACCAATAAGACAAATGGCAGTGGACAA ATTATGCTTAACTCGCTGCACAAGTACGAGCCGCGCGTCCACGTCGTTCGAGTGGGTTCAGAGCATCGGAGGGTAGTAACCTACCCCTTCCCGGAGACGCAATTCATCGCTGTCACTGCGTACCAAAATGAAGAAGTGACGTCCCTCAAGATTAAATACAATCCGTTTGCAAAGGCATTCCTGGACGCCAAGGAGCGACCCGAAGGCAGCAGCAATTCCAATCCAGCTGCGATTTTCCACCACCACTCGAGCCAGAGGACCGACCACGTTTCGCCTTATCAGCCCCAGCCACAGTATTCCCAAT acGCAAGTGCCTGGCTGCTTCCTCAAAGCTACATCCACAGCCCTTCTCACCACCCTGGGCTTGTATCCTCAGGACTCGGCTCACCAGGTCAGGAAAGGTACTCTCCTGGCTCACTGAGAAACCATCGCCATAGTCCTTACACCATGCCTCCCCGTGCTAATCGGCAGACATCACCACATTCTG gtGCTTATGGCTCTGAAGGCGTGGAATGCGAGCCGGAGTCGGAGCCACTGCTGATGTCTGGTCCTACAGCCCACCCAATTTCCTGGTCCTCTACTGTTTCGCCGTTGCACGCACCCAACCCTCCAGAGGGGCCGAGCAGCGTAGCTGTCAGCTGGTCAAACCTATCTCCCATCCCTTGCAACACGTCACCCTCCCTCTACTGCAACGCCATGTCCCCTTCGGTTGTGTGGACCAGCCCGTCGGTGCCCTCCGAGGCGAGCACCAGCAGGGTCAGCCCCGCAGGACACCACCAGACCCCGTCCTATCCCCACCATTTTCCGATGGTCGAGTTTGGCTCGCACCACCTGCACCACCACCCCGCCGCCATGATGGCGCCGCCTCTCATCTCTGTGGAGTACCCTTCCAATTCGAGTCCCTCCAACGCCCTACCCGTGGTGCCTTCGAGAACGCAGACCTCGCCCCACTACGAACCGATGGCCAAGTCAGAGGCCCTCTCAGAGCCGTACAGCGAAGACGAGAACAACTCCAGGAACGACTGGAGCCCCCTCACACCGCCTACAGGGATCTGA
- the LOC135940476 gene encoding lysophospholipase-like protein 1 yields the protein MEFAKLFYQRMAQSVGQRVIQTLQTTVIGQTGVSPTGAVIFLHGSGDNGHGVQDWVQGLMNQQFMFSHLKVIFPSAPFMPYTLYGGEPSTVWFDRLDLSPMAPEHLESINSMAENLKALVLKEVDSGIPLERIAVGGFSMGGAMSLHLAYRYLPQVAGVFGLSCFLNENSEVYKALGVGQLQNQTAPPLFQTHGDNDTLVPSSWGNATHLKLSKLGVNASFRSFPRTEHELRKPALKALYSWLLDRIPV from the exons ATGGAATTTGCGAAGCTGTTTTATCAAAGGATGGCACAGTCCGTGGGACAGAGGGTCATTCAGACCCTTCAGACCACCGTCATCGGGCAGACGGGTGTCTCGCCAACTGGAGCTGTTATCTTCTTGCACGGCTCAG GTGATAACGGACACGGTGTGCAAGACTGGGTGCAAGGGTTAATGAATCAACAATTTATGTTCAGTCATCTAAAAGTGATATTCCCGTCGGCCCCGTTCATGCCATACACCTTGTATGGCGGAGAA CCAAGTACTGTTTGGTTTGACCGACTCGATCTGTCCCCCATGGCCCCTGAGCATTTGGAAAGTATCAACTCCatggctgaaaatttaaaagctctAGTGTTAAAAGAGGTTGATTCTGGAATTCCGCTCGAAAGGATAGCAGTAG GTGGCTTTTCTATGGGAGGTGCGATGAGCCTTCACCTGGCCTACAGGTACCTGCCCCAGGTTGCTGGCGTTTTTGGTCTCTCCtgctttttgaatgaaaactcTGAGGTTTACAAG GCGCTTGGGGTGGGCCAGTTGCAAAATCAGACTGCTCCACCTCTGTTCCAGACGCACGGTGACAACGACACCCTGGTGCCATCCTCCTGGGGCAATGCCACGCACTTAAAACTCTCTAAACTCGGTGTGAATGCATCTTTTCGTTCTTTCCCACGCACAGAGCACGAACTACGTAAACCGGCTCTCAAAGCCCTTTACTCATGGCTGTTGGATCGAATTCCTGTGTAA